A window of Hymenobacter aerilatus contains these coding sequences:
- a CDS encoding lysophospholipid acyltransferase family protein, translated as MLFYTVMKPVVQVALRVFFRKLEIRRHNRLQTKGPLLIASNHPNTLMDPLVVAANRREPVFFLAKSTFFKNPILRAVMESGNCIPVYRRQDTESGAEKLTPEEVTARNEAAFSRSYDHFDRGGTLMIFPEGTSVSERRLRPLKTGAARIALGAEARRDFQLGLQILPVGINYFDPTHFRSDVLVNPARLIRVADYAAAYRQDPEAAADALTEEIRQRMEKHLVITRDASEDELVLNIERTFGDHLNPDDDPDTLYDNFQLSRTLLQAVAYFEQHDPERLHEVRDRLTAYLADLRRLRLTDEALEPQKPRSSRLSRAVKTTAKLILGLPVYLYGVVNNYVPYILPSVVAKRATKDVEFVAPLLLSVGIITFSVSYAAQTALVHHYTNDWRWTALYFLSLPLTGFYALSYWNNLEARRYRLRASKLFRQQPAEGESLLRQRAEILRLLNEASQEYLAGRQVR; from the coding sequence ATGCTCTTCTATACCGTCATGAAACCCGTGGTGCAGGTGGCGCTGCGCGTGTTTTTTCGCAAGCTCGAAATCCGGCGGCACAACCGGCTGCAAACCAAGGGGCCGCTGCTGATTGCCAGCAACCACCCCAACACCCTGATGGACCCATTGGTGGTAGCTGCTAACCGCCGCGAGCCAGTATTCTTTTTGGCGAAAAGCACGTTTTTCAAGAATCCGATTCTGCGGGCTGTGATGGAGTCGGGTAACTGCATTCCGGTGTACCGGCGGCAGGATACGGAAAGCGGAGCCGAAAAGCTGACGCCCGAGGAAGTAACCGCCCGCAATGAGGCCGCCTTCAGTCGCAGCTACGACCACTTTGATAGGGGCGGTACGCTGATGATTTTCCCAGAGGGCACCAGCGTGAGCGAGCGGCGCCTACGCCCGCTCAAGACCGGCGCGGCCCGCATTGCGCTGGGCGCCGAAGCTCGACGCGACTTCCAACTGGGCCTGCAAATCCTACCCGTCGGCATCAACTACTTCGACCCTACCCACTTCCGCTCCGATGTGCTCGTGAACCCGGCCCGCCTGATTCGGGTGGCCGACTACGCTGCTGCCTACCGCCAGGACCCCGAAGCCGCCGCCGACGCGCTGACCGAGGAAATTCGGCAGCGTATGGAGAAGCACTTGGTTATCACCCGCGATGCCTCAGAAGATGAGCTGGTGCTGAACATCGAGCGCACCTTTGGCGACCATCTCAACCCCGACGACGACCCCGATACGCTCTACGACAACTTCCAGCTCAGCCGCACGCTACTGCAAGCTGTGGCCTACTTCGAGCAGCACGACCCCGAGCGCCTGCACGAGGTGCGCGACCGGCTCACAGCCTACCTGGCTGACCTTCGCCGCCTGCGCCTCACAGACGAAGCCCTGGAGCCACAAAAGCCCCGGTCGTCGCGCCTAAGCCGGGCCGTGAAAACGACGGCCAAGCTGATACTGGGCTTACCCGTGTACCTGTATGGCGTGGTGAACAACTACGTGCCCTATATCCTACCCTCCGTGGTGGCCAAGCGCGCCACAAAAGACGTGGAGTTTGTGGCGCCGCTGCTGCTATCGGTGGGTATTATCACCTTCAGCGTTAGCTACGCGGCTCAAACGGCCCTGGTGCATCACTACACCAACGACTGGCGCTGGACGGCGCTGTATTTCCTCAGCTTGCCCCTCACGGGCTTCTACGCCCTCAGCTACTGGAACAACCTGGAGGCCCGGCGGTACCGACTACGTGCGTCGAAGCTGTTCCGACAGCAGCCCGCCGAGGGTGAAAGCCTGCTTCGGCAACGGGCAGAAATCCTGCGCCTGCTCAACGAAGCCAGCCAGGAATACTTGGCGGGTAGGCAAGTAAGGTAG
- a CDS encoding pyridoxal phosphate-dependent aminotransferase, with product MTKQSIQITSASRLAHTQEYYFSRKLQEIDALNKAGKQIINLGIGSPDMPPQPAVVAALADDAALPNAHGYQSYKGLPALREAMSAWYARAYGVVLDPNSEVLPLLGSKEGIMHISMTFLEAGDEVLLPNPGYPTYRAAAELTGATLREYDLTAETGWLPNLAALAATDLSRVKLMWVNYPHMPTGTRASEAELQALVDFALAHNILLVHDNPYSFILNDNPTSLLSVPGARECVLELNSLSKSHNMAGWRVGMLAGRADLLQDVLRFKSNMDSGMFRPVQQAAVVALGLGEEWFAELNAHYRARRERVFALLDLLGCTYSRDQVGLFVWAAVPEGHADGFAVSDRVLYDANVFITPGGIFGSNGNGYIRISLCQKVEVLDEAIRRVEEAKLTSSQAQ from the coding sequence ATGACCAAGCAGTCGATACAAATTACCTCCGCCTCGCGCCTGGCCCACACGCAGGAATACTACTTCTCCCGCAAGTTGCAGGAAATTGATGCCCTCAACAAAGCCGGCAAGCAGATCATCAACCTGGGCATCGGCAGCCCCGATATGCCGCCGCAGCCCGCCGTGGTGGCTGCCCTGGCCGATGATGCGGCCCTGCCCAATGCGCACGGGTACCAGTCGTACAAAGGCCTGCCGGCGCTGCGCGAGGCCATGAGCGCGTGGTACGCCCGCGCCTACGGCGTAGTGCTGGACCCTAACAGCGAAGTGCTACCCTTGCTGGGCTCCAAGGAAGGCATCATGCACATCAGCATGACGTTTCTGGAGGCCGGCGACGAGGTGCTGCTGCCCAACCCTGGCTACCCTACCTACCGCGCTGCCGCTGAGCTAACCGGCGCTACCCTGCGCGAGTACGACCTGACCGCCGAAACCGGCTGGCTGCCCAACTTGGCGGCTCTGGCCGCCACCGACCTCAGCCGCGTGAAGCTGATGTGGGTAAACTACCCGCACATGCCCACCGGCACCCGCGCCAGCGAAGCCGAGTTGCAAGCGTTAGTTGACTTTGCGCTGGCCCACAACATTTTGCTGGTGCACGACAATCCGTATAGCTTCATTCTCAACGACAACCCCACCAGCTTGCTGTCCGTACCCGGTGCCCGCGAGTGCGTACTGGAGCTGAACTCCCTGAGCAAGTCGCACAACATGGCGGGCTGGCGGGTAGGCATGCTGGCCGGCCGCGCCGATTTGCTGCAAGACGTACTGCGCTTTAAAAGCAACATGGATTCGGGCATGTTCCGGCCGGTACAACAGGCTGCCGTAGTGGCGCTAGGGCTGGGTGAAGAGTGGTTTGCCGAGCTGAACGCCCACTACCGCGCCCGGCGCGAGCGGGTGTTTGCCCTGCTCGACCTGCTGGGTTGCACTTACAGCCGCGACCAGGTAGGGCTATTCGTATGGGCTGCCGTGCCAGAAGGGCATGCTGATGGCTTCGCCGTGAGCGACCGGGTGCTCTACGACGCCAACGTGTTCATCACCCCCGGCGGCATCTTCGGCAGCAACGGCAACGGCTATATCCGCATTAGCCTGTGCCAGAAGGTAGAGGTGCTGGACGAGGCCATTCGGCGGGTAGAGGAGGCGAAACTTACTAGCAGCCAGGCCCAATGA
- a CDS encoding response regulator, with amino-acid sequence MIRLFLVDDHAVLRDGLRALLQQTPDLQVVGEAENGEQLLAQLPTTPCDVVLLDLHMPGLDGLATTQRLRAEFPEVRILVLSMVDHARSIGQVLEAGASGYVLKNTGHDELVVAVRSVAAGRRFLCSELGLAMLEKVLVGIPELPPQPANGLSAREREILQLVADGLTTAQIADKLFTSPRTVETHRQNMMEKTGSKNTASLIKIAVNQGWLT; translated from the coding sequence ATGATCCGACTTTTCCTCGTTGACGACCACGCTGTACTCCGCGATGGCCTGCGCGCGCTCCTGCAGCAAACCCCTGACCTGCAAGTGGTGGGCGAAGCCGAAAACGGTGAGCAGCTGCTCGCCCAGCTACCCACTACGCCCTGCGACGTGGTACTGCTGGACTTGCACATGCCGGGTCTCGACGGCTTGGCTACCACCCAACGACTGCGTGCGGAGTTTCCCGAAGTCCGGATACTAGTGCTCTCGATGGTAGACCATGCCCGGTCTATTGGGCAAGTGCTAGAGGCTGGCGCCTCAGGCTATGTATTGAAAAACACGGGCCACGACGAACTGGTGGTGGCGGTGCGGTCTGTAGCCGCTGGCCGGCGCTTTCTGTGCTCCGAGCTAGGGTTGGCCATGCTGGAAAAAGTGCTGGTAGGCATTCCGGAGCTGCCTCCCCAGCCCGCAAACGGCCTCTCGGCGCGCGAGCGGGAGATTTTGCAGCTGGTGGCTGATGGCCTTACTACTGCCCAGATTGCCGATAAGCTGTTCACCAGTCCGCGCACGGTGGAAACCCACCGTCAAAACATGATGGAAAAAACCGGCTCCAAAAACACGGCGTCCCTGATAAAAATCGCCGTCAACCAGGGATGGTTGACATAA
- a CDS encoding prephenate dehydratase, protein MYPTIAIQGFEGSFHQVAARRHFGVDHAIAPCATFGQVVRHVAGGTTDFGLMAIENSLAGSILPNYSLLQRHEVHVIGEVYLHIRQHLMALPGQHLHDLHEVHSHPMALLQCADYLGSHGHWRLVETEDTALSAQRIREHRRPGVAAVAGALAAELFDLEIVAADIHADPANYTRFLVLERGAPVLEELAPTVNKASLYFHTSHAQGSLVRVLAPIAQLGINLSKLQSYPRTGRTWQYGFHVDVEFDTPAQLAALLYELRPLTEHLEVLGAYHRDVLETVPDHIIRQQAPLQ, encoded by the coding sequence ATGTACCCGACCATTGCCATTCAGGGATTTGAAGGAAGTTTCCACCAGGTAGCGGCCCGGCGGCATTTTGGCGTCGACCACGCCATTGCTCCCTGTGCCACCTTTGGGCAAGTGGTGCGCCACGTGGCGGGCGGTACTACAGACTTCGGCCTAATGGCCATCGAAAACTCGTTGGCTGGCAGTATTCTACCCAACTACTCACTGCTCCAACGTCACGAAGTGCACGTGATAGGGGAGGTGTATCTGCACATTCGGCAACACCTGATGGCCCTACCCGGCCAGCACCTGCACGACCTACACGAGGTGCACTCACACCCCATGGCCTTGCTCCAGTGTGCCGACTACCTGGGCAGCCATGGCCACTGGCGCCTGGTAGAGACGGAGGATACGGCCCTGAGTGCCCAGCGCATCCGGGAGCATCGGCGGCCGGGCGTTGCCGCCGTAGCCGGCGCCCTGGCCGCCGAGCTGTTCGACCTGGAAATTGTGGCCGCTGATATTCACGCCGACCCGGCCAATTACACGCGCTTTTTAGTGCTGGAGCGCGGCGCCCCAGTGCTGGAAGAGCTGGCGCCTACCGTGAACAAAGCTTCGCTGTACTTCCACACCAGCCACGCCCAGGGAAGCCTGGTACGGGTGTTAGCGCCTATTGCGCAGTTGGGCATCAACCTCTCTAAATTGCAGTCCTACCCCCGCACGGGCCGCACCTGGCAGTACGGGTTTCATGTAGATGTGGAGTTTGACACGCCGGCTCAGCTGGCGGCTCTCCTGTACGAGCTGCGCCCCCTCACGGAGCACCTGGAGGTGCTGGGCGCCTACCACCGCGACGTGCTAGAAACCGTGCCCGATCATATCATCCGCCAGCAGGCGCCGCTTCAGTAG
- a CDS encoding metallophosphoesterase family protein: MADFTFSRLAVRLAFGVLLTTAATGCDLLEFSPNDTRAPASERDLTRKNLTALAQRPVPTGGDTLRFVFTSDSQRYYDDVPPLVASINQQRGLAMVLVGGDISDFGLAREMRWVNDEFKKLNVPYFTVVGNHDLAQNGREAYQRIFGPLNYTFTYAGTRFILVNTNGREYEFNGHVPDVPWLQQQLADTVGVRRQVVMAHVPPEDGDFDAAVTPAYTSTLEQAPRLVLHLTGHNDKFSVRQPVPERVTYISGYSVAQRNYLLLTLWGRHQYKLETISY, from the coding sequence ATGGCTGATTTTACGTTTTCCCGGCTGGCTGTCCGGTTGGCATTTGGAGTGCTCCTGACGACGGCCGCCACCGGCTGCGACTTACTTGAATTCAGTCCCAACGATACCCGTGCACCAGCTTCGGAGCGCGACCTGACGCGCAAAAACCTGACAGCCCTGGCCCAACGCCCTGTGCCTACCGGCGGCGACACGCTCCGCTTTGTGTTTACCTCCGACTCGCAGCGCTACTACGATGATGTGCCGCCGCTGGTAGCCAGTATCAACCAGCAGCGCGGCCTGGCCATGGTACTGGTAGGCGGCGATATTTCCGACTTTGGCCTGGCTAGGGAAATGCGCTGGGTGAACGATGAATTCAAGAAGCTGAACGTGCCTTACTTCACGGTGGTCGGCAACCACGACTTGGCCCAGAACGGGCGCGAGGCCTACCAGCGCATCTTTGGTCCGCTGAACTACACGTTCACGTACGCTGGCACGCGCTTTATCTTAGTGAACACCAACGGCCGCGAGTACGAATTCAACGGCCATGTGCCCGATGTGCCCTGGCTGCAGCAGCAGCTAGCCGATACGGTAGGCGTGCGTCGCCAGGTAGTCATGGCCCACGTGCCGCCCGAAGACGGTGACTTCGACGCGGCCGTGACGCCGGCCTACACCAGCACGCTAGAGCAGGCGCCGCGCCTGGTGCTGCACCTCACCGGCCACAACGATAAATTCTCCGTGCGCCAGCCCGTGCCGGAGCGCGTCACCTATATCAGCGGCTACAGTGTGGCGCAGCGCAACTATCTGCTGCTCACGCTCTGGGGCCGACATCAGTATAAGCTTGAAACCATATCGTATTAG
- a CDS encoding chorismate mutase, with product MNTSLETQTLGAAVAAKKPLIISGPCSAETEEQLIATCTQLAATGKVDMLRAGIWKPRTKPGLFEGIGTKGLPWLKKARELTGLPTTIEVATARHVEDALTFDVDALWIGARTTVNPFSVQEVADALRGVDVPVFIKNPINPDLELWTGAVERIAKAGVKQIGLIHRGFAAYGNTQYRNAPMWHLAIEMKRRMPDMHMICDPSHICGNRHMLAEVAQKSLDLDYDGLIIESHIDPDNAWSDAKQQVTPERLAELLDGLHWRRETTDKQEFLSALAKLREQINHIDDEVLQLLGQRMQIAERIGEYKRDNNITILQTARWNDILDHGVQKGAKLGLTEDFILKYLDAIHLESINRQNRVMSKKAE from the coding sequence ATGAACACCTCCCTCGAAACCCAGACCCTGGGCGCGGCTGTAGCCGCTAAAAAACCACTCATCATCTCCGGACCGTGCTCGGCCGAAACGGAGGAGCAATTGATAGCTACCTGCACCCAACTGGCCGCTACCGGCAAGGTAGACATGCTGCGCGCCGGTATTTGGAAGCCTCGCACCAAGCCGGGCCTATTCGAGGGGATTGGTACCAAGGGCTTGCCTTGGTTGAAAAAAGCTCGCGAGCTGACCGGCCTACCCACTACCATTGAGGTAGCCACGGCCCGCCACGTAGAAGACGCCTTGACGTTCGACGTGGATGCTCTCTGGATTGGCGCCCGCACCACCGTAAATCCCTTCTCGGTGCAGGAAGTGGCTGATGCCCTGCGCGGTGTGGATGTGCCCGTGTTCATCAAGAACCCCATCAACCCCGACCTAGAACTGTGGACTGGTGCCGTGGAGCGCATTGCCAAAGCTGGCGTGAAGCAGATTGGTCTGATTCATAGAGGTTTCGCGGCGTACGGCAACACGCAGTACCGCAACGCGCCCATGTGGCACTTGGCCATTGAGATGAAGCGCCGGATGCCAGATATGCACATGATCTGCGACCCGAGCCACATCTGCGGCAACCGCCACATGCTGGCCGAGGTGGCTCAAAAGTCCCTCGACCTGGACTACGACGGCCTGATTATCGAGTCGCATATCGACCCCGACAACGCCTGGAGTGATGCCAAGCAGCAGGTGACGCCCGAGCGCCTAGCTGAACTGCTCGACGGCCTGCACTGGCGCCGCGAAACCACCGATAAGCAGGAGTTCCTGAGCGCGCTGGCCAAACTGCGCGAGCAGATCAACCACATCGACGACGAGGTGCTGCAACTGCTGGGCCAGCGCATGCAGATTGCCGAGCGCATTGGCGAGTACAAGCGCGACAACAACATCACCATCCTGCAAACCGCTCGCTGGAACGACATCCTGGACCATGGCGTGCAAAAAGGCGCTAAGTTGGGCCTCACTGAAGACTTCATTCTGAAGTATCTCGATGCCATCCATTTGGAGTCCATCAACCGCCAGAACCGGGTGATGAGCAAGAAGGCGGAGTAG
- a CDS encoding prephenate dehydrogenase, with product MMTVTVVGVGLIGGSLVLSMKQHGVATHVIGVDHDPTHLREAAARHLIDEGTTDLSAAVRRADLIILAVPMDALLSLLPEVLDMVDNQVVIDVGSTKKALLDVVRTHPKRSRFVAVHPMAGTEFSGPEAAVPELFRDKTLVLCDAEDSAADAVAQVEHVADALGMRRVYLGGAEHDMHVAYVSHISHITSFALALTVLEKERDEQRIFELASTGFSSTVRLAKSSSAMWVPIFRQNRENVLDVLDEHLRQLQHMRDVLAQEDYSAFTDLIHQANHIKRILK from the coding sequence ATGATGACTGTGACTGTAGTAGGGGTAGGGCTGATTGGCGGCTCGCTGGTACTGAGCATGAAGCAGCACGGCGTGGCAACGCACGTTATTGGGGTAGACCATGACCCTACCCACCTGCGCGAAGCCGCCGCCCGTCACCTCATCGACGAGGGCACTACCGACCTGTCCGCCGCCGTGCGCCGCGCCGACCTGATCATCTTGGCTGTGCCCATGGATGCGCTACTCTCCCTGCTGCCCGAGGTGCTGGATATGGTAGACAACCAAGTGGTTATCGACGTGGGATCCACTAAAAAAGCGCTGCTGGACGTGGTGCGTACGCACCCCAAGCGTAGTCGCTTCGTGGCGGTGCACCCCATGGCGGGCACCGAGTTTTCGGGGCCGGAGGCGGCGGTGCCGGAGCTGTTCCGCGACAAAACCCTGGTGCTCTGCGACGCCGAAGACAGCGCCGCCGACGCCGTAGCGCAGGTAGAGCACGTAGCTGATGCCCTGGGCATGCGGCGCGTGTATCTAGGCGGTGCCGAGCACGATATGCACGTGGCCTACGTGTCGCATATCTCGCACATCACGTCGTTTGCCCTGGCTCTCACGGTGTTAGAGAAAGAACGCGACGAGCAACGTATCTTTGAGCTGGCCAGTACCGGTTTTTCGTCTACCGTGCGTCTGGCCAAAAGCTCCTCGGCCATGTGGGTGCCCATCTTCCGCCAAAACCGCGAAAACGTGCTCGACGTGCTAGACGAACACCTACGCCAGCTCCAGCACATGCGCGACGTGCTGGCGCAGGAAGACTACTCCGCTTTCACGGACCTCATTCATCAAGCCAACCACATCAAGCGCATTTTAAAATAA